The following proteins are co-located in the Deltaproteobacteria bacterium CG2_30_66_27 genome:
- a CDS encoding lipoyl synthase produces MNPSRASRPDWLKVRAPVGKRVEEVSAALARHGLRTVCREARCPNVGECWGAGAATVILLGDVCTRGCAFCSVTAGVPAPPDPAEPSLVAKAAAELSWRHVVVTSVTRDDLPDGGAAHFAAVVRALRREAPGATVELLVPDFAGNVDALRCVVDAAPDILAHNVETVPGLYPVVRKGADYDRSLGLLRRAAAMRPSLLLKSGIMVGFGETEGEVTGVFRDLFAVGCRSITVGQYLPPSRDHLPLSEYVSPDRFDLLAEAARRIGFDRVLSGPLVRSSYYRAG; encoded by the coding sequence ATGAACCCGTCCCGCGCCTCGCGCCCCGACTGGCTGAAAGTCCGCGCCCCTGTCGGGAAGCGCGTGGAGGAGGTGTCGGCGGCGCTTGCCCGCCATGGCCTTCGCACGGTGTGCCGAGAAGCGCGGTGCCCCAACGTGGGGGAGTGCTGGGGGGCGGGGGCGGCGACCGTGATCCTCCTGGGCGACGTGTGCACGCGGGGGTGCGCCTTCTGCAGCGTGACCGCCGGGGTGCCCGCCCCGCCCGATCCCGCCGAACCTTCACTTGTGGCGAAGGCGGCGGCGGAACTCTCCTGGCGGCACGTGGTGGTCACCTCCGTCACCCGCGACGACCTCCCCGACGGCGGCGCGGCGCACTTCGCCGCCGTCGTCCGCGCGTTGCGACGGGAGGCGCCGGGGGCCACGGTCGAACTGTTGGTTCCGGACTTCGCCGGAAACGTCGACGCGCTGCGGTGCGTCGTCGACGCCGCCCCCGACATCCTCGCCCACAACGTGGAGACCGTCCCCGGACTCTACCCGGTGGTCCGGAAAGGGGCCGACTACGATCGATCCCTCGGTCTTCTCCGCCGCGCCGCCGCGATGCGTCCCTCCCTGTTGCTGAAATCCGGGATCATGGTCGGGTTCGGGGAGACCGAAGGGGAAGTGACGGGGGTCTTTCGCGATCTCTTCGCCGTGGGATGCCGTTCGATCACGGTGGGGCAGTACCTGCCGCCTTCCAGGGATCACCTGCCGCTCTCCGAATACGTCTCCCCGGATCGGTTCGACCTCCTCGCGGAAGCGGCGCGCAGGATCGGCTTCGATCGCGTTCTGTCCGGCCCTCTCGTCCGCAGCTCCTACTACCGGGCGGGCTGA